The Verrucomicrobiota bacterium genome includes the window GGTGACATACTTGGTTAAAAGAGCCTTCATGGATTATACACGCTTTGGATCCTTCGACTCGAGGTTGGTAGTTTCGGCCAGGTCTTCCCTTAGATTATTTTACTGAAAACAAGGGTACCGAAACAAGGCATACGCCAATTAGTAATGAAATTAATATTCTATTCATAGGGTCTGACAGCGTTTAGGGAGCCATATTTTTCAAATGATTCGGCCATCGATTGAGGTTGTTGCCAACCAAGTTCTGCTTCCACCTTCGAGCAATCCACCAATGAATCCATCTCTTCAATTGGCTTCTTACAGGGCAGGTGCGATAATTCCGCCTCTATAATTTCTCGGGCAGGCTGCTGCTCTAAATTATCTTTCGAAGCTACAAAATAATTCCGGTAGCCGTCGACCTCAGCCGTCATCGCTTTCACCGCCACCTCAGCAGCCGAGTAAACCGGCAAATAAGTGAAGCCGTCGTAACAATTCCCTCGCGGGATGCCCCCTTGATCCATTCCAGCTTTTAGCATCTGAGAATCAATCAGCAGTGGATACCGTATCACCACACAGGTCATGGCTTTCGTTCTCGAAAAATATTCCAGAGCATCTTCAGCCGCTAGCTTGCTCAGCGCGTAGCTATTCATTGGGATAGCCGGCATATCCGAGTCCATGGGAATGTAGGGTAGAAAATTTGGATGCTCCATCCGGGTTTTAACAGGCATTTGCCCATCCGGCACCTGAACCGAACTGGAAAACACAATACGATGACAACCGACATCGGCCGCGGCCTGAAACAGGTTCATATTCATCGTCACATTCTCTTTGTAAAGCCGCTCCGGATCGGTGCTATTCCAATTGGCATGATTGGCGAAGTGCGCCAACACATCTATCCCGGTCAAAATCTCGTGACAGGTTACCGGATCGTGTAAATCGGGATTCTCAACCTCGTAACCTACCGTATCCGCAGGTACTCGATCGACTGCACGAAACTCAATTCCTGTTTCCTTAAGCATTCGACAGACATTGCTGCCCAGCCGCCCTGAGGCTCCTGTTACTAGAACTTTCACAACTGAATCATAGTTTCACTTTCTCAAACATTAAAACAACACGGCCCACCTTCTAAATCCCTATTTTGGTACACGGTAGACCACTCAATATTCGGCGCTTATTCCCAGACCGCTTTGATCGGTGCTTTGCCTTGCATCTGAGCAGGTGTAAATCCACCGGCGTGGTGACGCGGACCGGGATATCCCATTACTTTCCAACCTACGTGGTCTTTATTCCCACCATATTTCGGGTCAGAAAGAAAACCGATCAGGGTGTGAGCCCGCACCGTATTGAAAAACTCCGTGGAGGAGCCTGCCGCGCCAGACCAACCAGGGGGTGAGCCCGATTCCAATGAAGCAAGCACCTCATCCTGCTGCTCTTCATTGAGGTCAACAAATACCGCGTCGAATCGTTCCTGTGAAACGGCGTCCAATCCGGGCAGGCCGTTCTGATAAATAGGCTTCTGCCCCTGGTCCTCATTCGCGAGCACCTTATCAATGAAGTTAACACAGTTGGCCTCAATCGCACCCGGCTCATGATCCGTCGGAACAATACGACCGGTAATGGATTCCACGGTACGCCATTGGCTAGTGGAAAAACTGACTGGCTCTGAGGAGGCATGCGCCGCCGCGAAGGCATTCGGTCGCGGCAGATTGAGCATGGCAAGAAAGCTTCCTCCATAAATCGCACTTTGGCCGAGAAAATCTCGTCGGGAAAGGGGTCGTTTGGGTGAAGTATATTGAGACATTGTATTTTATAATTGGTTACCAAATCAAAAATTGTTGTATCTTGAAATCGTCACATTCCATTAAACTTCCAGCGGCACTGCGGGGACGCAGTGGCCCTACCCTCCCCAGGCACTTTAGGTAGGGCAAGAGCGTCCTCGCTCTGCCGTCGTCGACTATGAAAAACTGCTCCATTAAATATTTCCTTTCTTACCTTCGCTTATGAAATGGTCAGCCAC containing:
- a CDS encoding NAD(P)-dependent oxidoreductase; protein product: MKVLVTGASGRLGSNVCRMLKETGIEFRAVDRVPADTVGYEVENPDLHDPVTCHEILTGIDVLAHFANHANWNSTDPERLYKENVTMNMNLFQAAADVGCHRIVFSSSVQVPDGQMPVKTRMEHPNFLPYIPMDSDMPAIPMNSYALSKLAAEDALEYFSRTKAMTCVVIRYPLLIDSQMLKAGMDQGGIPRGNCYDGFTYLPVYSAAEVAVKAMTAEVDGYRNYFVASKDNLEQQPAREIIEAELSHLPCKKPIEEMDSLVDCSKVEAELGWQQPQSMAESFEKYGSLNAVRPYE
- a CDS encoding gluconate 2-dehydrogenase subunit 3 family protein — protein: MSQYTSPKRPLSRRDFLGQSAIYGGSFLAMLNLPRPNAFAAAHASSEPVSFSTSQWRTVESITGRIVPTDHEPGAIEANCVNFIDKVLANEDQGQKPIYQNGLPGLDAVSQERFDAVFVDLNEEQQDEVLASLESGSPPGWSGAAGSSTEFFNTVRAHTLIGFLSDPKYGGNKDHVGWKVMGYPGPRHHAGGFTPAQMQGKAPIKAVWE